Proteins found in one Vallitalea guaymasensis genomic segment:
- a CDS encoding Ger(x)C family spore germination protein, with the protein MRNKVILSLCIILQISLLCGCWSKKELDEISILSGIGIDNTDDDKLLLTMQVILHREMKIESQSGKRGEERPTQNVEVIGDSLIDANRNFILQTGRRGYWSHVSVIVIGEELAKKGISPILDVLERDNEIRQRTLVLVAKGEAKEILMGETIDLEVIQAYNIKDMIKIAHNDGKSVKVDLRNYYLMSSKKSHSSFIPGINIIQTNGSRNGNIELKDTGIFKENKLVGWFNETETRGLLWILDDIQSCITEVNYPKEKCNSVFIEVLRSRTKVEPVIKNNTLEKIVLNVSASGKIAQSNEYVDITKTKVISEIGKATEEVITKKMIGTIKKGKSLNVDIFGFGEAIYKKNPKLWKEMEGYWEDIFLSIPVEVNVNMEIKRTGLISKSKKDKGM; encoded by the coding sequence ATGAGAAATAAAGTTATTTTGAGCTTATGTATAATATTGCAAATATCGTTATTATGTGGTTGTTGGAGTAAAAAAGAATTAGATGAAATATCTATTTTATCAGGCATTGGTATTGATAATACTGATGATGATAAATTATTGTTGACAATGCAGGTTATACTTCACAGAGAAATGAAAATTGAATCTCAATCTGGAAAAAGAGGAGAAGAAAGACCTACCCAAAATGTAGAGGTCATAGGTGATTCTCTTATTGATGCTAATAGAAATTTTATCCTTCAGACAGGCAGAAGAGGGTATTGGTCACATGTAAGTGTTATTGTAATTGGAGAAGAATTAGCAAAGAAAGGGATATCACCTATTTTAGATGTATTAGAAAGAGATAATGAGATTAGACAAAGAACTCTTGTGCTTGTTGCAAAAGGTGAGGCAAAAGAGATCCTGATGGGTGAAACAATTGATTTAGAAGTTATACAGGCATATAACATTAAAGATATGATTAAAATTGCTCATAATGACGGGAAAAGTGTAAAAGTGGATTTGCGTAATTATTATTTAATGAGCTCAAAGAAGAGTCACAGTTCTTTTATTCCAGGTATCAATATTATTCAGACAAATGGAAGTAGGAATGGCAATATAGAATTAAAGGATACAGGTATATTCAAAGAAAACAAACTTGTAGGATGGTTTAATGAGACTGAAACCAGAGGATTGCTTTGGATATTAGATGATATTCAAAGCTGTATAACTGAGGTTAATTATCCAAAAGAGAAATGTAATTCTGTTTTTATAGAAGTTTTGCGTTCTAGAACAAAAGTAGAGCCAGTTATTAAAAATAATACTTTGGAAAAAATAGTTTTGAATGTATCTGCTTCGGGTAAAATAGCACAGTCAAACGAGTACGTAGATATAACTAAAACTAAAGTAATAAGTGAAATAGGGAAAGCTACTGAAGAAGTCATTACAAAAAAAATGATAGGTACCATTAAAAAAGGTAAAAGCCTTAATGTTGATATTTTTGGATTTGGAGAGGCTATTTATAAAAAGAATCCTAAGTTATGGAAAGAGATGGAAGGATATTGGGAAGATATATTTTTATCCATACCTGTTGAAGTAAATGTAAATATGGAAATAAAAAGAACGGGACTTATATCAAAAAGTAAAAAAGATAAAGGAATGTAA
- a CDS encoding GerAB/ArcD/ProY family transporter, translating to MIEQGKISYKQLISMIVMTISPTAILYLPTITYKEAKQDGWISILIVTIYAFLVAYIIINLNKMFEGKTIIQYSGKIVGKYFGKVIGFLYCVLYIHLNATVIREFSEVLAGPFMPETPLLFFTIGIMLPSMYGVYKGIEVIARTAQIIFPIFLGAVIIIILLGISDMDFSRLQPILAEGYEPVLKGASRQISWFSQTIILTIITPFTNLPKKIGKMTYIAVILVSIMIILVNISIVATFGGEVELMNYPFLSFARYISAIGSLERLDSIIMFLWIGGVFIKIVILHYCGVIAISQLFSVKDYRIFSIPVGIILIILSNILWGSLTELKESIKMINVPYNTMVQAGIPTVLIIIEKIKRRFVHNEK from the coding sequence ATGATTGAGCAAGGAAAGATTTCATATAAGCAACTGATTAGTATGATTGTTATGACTATATCACCTACAGCTATTTTATATCTTCCTACAATAACATACAAAGAAGCTAAACAAGATGGATGGATTAGTATTTTAATAGTAACCATATATGCTTTTTTGGTAGCTTATATTATTATTAATCTTAATAAAATGTTTGAAGGAAAAACAATTATTCAATACAGTGGAAAAATAGTTGGTAAATATTTTGGTAAGGTGATTGGCTTTTTATATTGTGTTTTATATATTCATCTTAATGCAACAGTTATTAGAGAATTTTCTGAAGTGCTTGCTGGTCCATTCATGCCAGAAACCCCGTTATTATTTTTTACAATAGGTATAATGTTGCCATCAATGTATGGAGTCTATAAAGGTATAGAAGTAATAGCTAGAACGGCTCAAATTATTTTTCCAATATTTTTAGGGGCAGTTATAATAATTATTTTATTGGGTATAAGCGACATGGATTTTAGTAGATTACAACCGATTTTAGCAGAAGGGTATGAGCCTGTTTTAAAAGGTGCTTCTAGACAAATAAGCTGGTTTAGTCAGACAATCATATTGACAATTATTACTCCCTTCACTAACCTTCCAAAGAAAATTGGTAAGATGACATATATAGCAGTAATACTTGTAAGCATAATGATTATATTAGTTAATATTAGTATTGTAGCTACTTTTGGTGGTGAAGTGGAGTTAATGAATTATCCATTTCTATCTTTTGCAAGATATATAAGTGCTATAGGGTCCTTAGAGAGATTAGATTCGATAATCATGTTTTTGTGGATAGGTGGAGTATTTATAAAGATAGTTATATTACATTATTGTGGAGTTATTGCCATAAGTCAATTATTCAGTGTCAAAGACTATCGTATTTTTTCTATTCCTGTAGGGATAATATTAATTATACTATCTAATATTTTATGGGGAAGTTTAACTGAATTAAAAGAAAGTATTAAAATGATAAATGTTCCTTATAATACTATGGTTCAAGCCGGTATTCCTACTGTTTTGATTATTATAGAAAAGATTAAGAGGAGATTCGTTCATAATGAGAAATAA
- a CDS encoding spore germination protein, with protein MNKYIKKLIDKSVDKSKNNSNNNKNNDNNDNNNNNNSNNSSNTDKKISTDLKINLNYIKKQFGNSHDIIFREINVGSKICIPAVVISINGLVNQNLIDYDLLKRVMHIDIKLKDDFMEYIKKSIITMVDINDINNMDEVFDGILSGESVMLIDGYSSGFRLDTREWKDRGVSQPIIGSVVRGPREGFSETLLTNTALLRRRIKTPQLIFDKVNCGQYTKTDIVIAYIKGIANDKIVKEVKKRISKIDIDGILDSGYIEQLIEDEPFSLFPTIGNTEKPDQAAGKLLEGRIAILVDGSPIALTIPFLFIENIQTSEDYYTRPWYATFTRIIRVLSLIIVIFLPGFYISAQTYNQEMLPTHLFITMAASKEGVPFPAFIEILIMSILFEVLKEAGVRMPKHIGEALSIVGALVLGEAAVGAGFVSNPAVMITALTGIATFVIYSLNDSITILRFAFMILGAAGGLFGMLIGTIFLLLHLVSIRSFGAPYMSPMGPRNNKDMKDTLIRVPLWMMSSRSEVISKNTKKSSTNRFVNKSK; from the coding sequence ATGAATAAGTATATAAAAAAACTAATTGATAAAAGTGTAGATAAAAGTAAGAATAATAGCAATAATAATAAAAACAATGACAATAATGATAATAACAACAATAATAATAGTAATAATAGCAGTAATACTGATAAAAAGATTTCGACAGATTTGAAAATTAATCTTAACTATATCAAAAAACAGTTTGGTAATAGCCATGATATTATATTTCGTGAGATAAATGTAGGCAGCAAAATATGTATTCCAGCTGTAGTTATATCAATAAATGGTTTGGTGAATCAAAATCTGATAGACTATGACTTGCTAAAAAGGGTAATGCATATAGATATCAAATTAAAAGATGATTTTATGGAATATATAAAGAAAAGCATAATAACTATGGTGGATATCAATGATATCAATAATATGGATGAGGTTTTTGATGGAATTCTATCTGGTGAGTCAGTCATGTTAATTGATGGATATAGTAGTGGATTCAGATTAGATACCAGAGAATGGAAAGACAGAGGTGTCAGCCAACCTATAATTGGCTCTGTTGTAAGAGGTCCAAGGGAAGGTTTTTCAGAAACTCTATTAACAAATACTGCACTTCTAAGAAGGCGGATTAAAACACCACAACTTATTTTCGATAAAGTAAATTGTGGGCAGTATACAAAAACAGATATAGTTATTGCTTATATTAAGGGAATCGCTAATGACAAAATAGTTAAAGAAGTCAAGAAAAGAATCAGCAAGATAGATATAGATGGTATATTGGATTCAGGTTATATAGAGCAATTGATTGAAGATGAACCTTTTAGTTTATTTCCTACCATAGGCAATACAGAAAAACCAGATCAAGCAGCAGGTAAATTATTAGAAGGGCGTATAGCCATATTAGTAGATGGTTCTCCTATTGCGTTAACGATACCATTCTTATTCATTGAGAATATACAGACAAGTGAAGATTATTATACGAGACCTTGGTATGCAACCTTTACAAGAATCATAAGAGTTCTTTCACTTATTATTGTAATATTTCTGCCTGGTTTTTATATATCTGCTCAGACATACAATCAGGAGATGCTTCCTACCCATCTTTTTATAACGATGGCAGCATCCAAGGAAGGAGTTCCTTTTCCAGCTTTTATAGAAATATTAATTATGTCAATATTGTTTGAAGTATTAAAAGAAGCTGGAGTCAGGATGCCTAAGCATATAGGAGAAGCGTTAAGTATAGTAGGCGCTCTTGTTTTAGGAGAAGCAGCTGTTGGAGCAGGGTTTGTAAGTAATCCAGCAGTTATGATTACAGCCTTAACAGGTATTGCTACTTTTGTTATATATTCTCTTAATGATTCTATCACCATATTGAGATTTGCTTTTATGATTTTGGGTGCAGCAGGAGGATTATTTGGAATGTTGATAGGTACTATTTTCTTGTTGCTTCATCTGGTTAGTATAAGATCGTTTGGTGCTCCTTATATGTCACCTATGGGACCTAGAAACAACAAAGATATGAAAGATACTTTGATACGTGTACCATTATGGATGATGAGTTCAAGGTCAGAAGTTATTAGCAAGAATACAAAAAAATCTTCAACTAATAGATTTGTTAATAAAAGTAAGTAA
- a CDS encoding polysaccharide deacetylase family protein, with amino-acid sequence MKKQFFLVSLVILIVGISVSCKNNKVEAINYDVEYKSLVEAFSKGESSYKDCNDFYQNIKEDKITEAISELSGRMNSINDSKNNFALGKEKYLQEQWVESYKFLSNVIAEDEENYNEAVEKKNEIMSTYINEAEVLALGYYYDEAIAKLEEIAPYSKDDSSVNEKLNEYNTKKGELVLYEGEVRNIFFHSLIVFPELAFDGDFMQRGYNYWMTTVSEYKKMLEQMYERDYILIDINMVYETEYVDDKPVIKKKDLYLPKGKKPIILSLDDLNYYKYMEKDGFADRLVLDEDGNVATFTKLPDGGELVARDNDCVPITDVFVEEHPDFSFRGAKGVIGFTGYEGIMGYRTDLFDSPTFEEDFKTTKAIADKLKETGWRLGSHSYGHIDFQKKGITRVKKDTKQWNDEVIPIIGKTNLFIYPYGSSVKKDDERFKELQKYGFEVFWCVGGRGATLRYYDDFIFMDRCNLDGFKMNRGPKQLEDLFDIDYVYDKSRPKFE; translated from the coding sequence ATGAAGAAACAGTTTTTTTTAGTTAGTTTAGTTATTCTAATTGTGGGTATTAGTGTGTCCTGTAAGAATAATAAAGTAGAAGCAATAAACTATGATGTAGAGTACAAGTCGTTAGTTGAAGCATTCAGCAAGGGTGAATCATCCTACAAAGATTGTAATGATTTCTACCAAAATATTAAAGAAGATAAAATAACCGAAGCTATAAGTGAATTATCAGGTAGGATGAACAGTATTAATGATTCCAAGAATAATTTTGCTTTAGGTAAAGAAAAGTATCTACAAGAACAGTGGGTGGAAAGTTACAAATTCTTAAGTAATGTAATTGCAGAAGATGAGGAAAATTATAACGAAGCAGTAGAGAAGAAAAATGAGATTATGAGTACATATATTAATGAAGCCGAAGTATTAGCACTAGGGTATTATTATGATGAAGCTATTGCTAAACTAGAAGAGATTGCACCTTATTCAAAAGATGATTCATCAGTGAATGAAAAATTAAATGAATACAATACAAAAAAAGGTGAACTTGTTCTGTATGAAGGTGAAGTAAGGAATATATTCTTTCACTCACTCATAGTATTTCCTGAATTAGCATTTGATGGAGATTTTATGCAGAGAGGTTATAACTATTGGATGACTACAGTTTCTGAGTACAAGAAAATGTTAGAACAGATGTATGAAAGAGACTATATATTAATAGATATAAATATGGTATATGAAACAGAATATGTTGATGATAAACCAGTTATCAAGAAAAAAGATTTATATTTGCCAAAAGGGAAAAAACCAATTATTTTGTCATTGGATGATTTGAATTATTATAAATACATGGAAAAGGATGGGTTTGCAGATAGACTAGTATTAGATGAAGATGGTAATGTTGCAACTTTCACTAAGTTACCAGATGGTGGAGAGCTTGTAGCTAGGGATAATGACTGTGTTCCAATAACAGATGTCTTTGTTGAAGAACATCCTGATTTTTCTTTTAGAGGAGCAAAGGGTGTTATAGGATTTACTGGATATGAAGGAATCATGGGTTACAGGACAGATTTGTTTGATTCACCAACTTTTGAAGAGGATTTCAAAACTACTAAGGCTATCGCAGATAAATTGAAAGAAACAGGATGGAGATTAGGTTCCCACAGTTATGGACATATTGATTTTCAGAAAAAAGGTATTACCAGAGTCAAAAAGGATACGAAACAATGGAATGATGAAGTCATACCAATTATAGGAAAGACTAATCTGTTTATTTATCCATATGGATCATCTGTTAAAAAAGACGATGAACGTTTTAAAGAACTACAGAAATATGGATTTGAGGTATTTTGGTGTGTAGGGGGAAGAGGTGCTACTCTAAGATACTATGATGATTTTATTTTTATGGATAGATGTAATTTGGATGGTTTTAAGATGAATCGTGGACCTAAACAGTTAGAAGACCTATTTGATATAGATTATGTGTATGATAAAAGCAGACCAAAATTTGAATAA
- a CDS encoding response regulator transcription factor produces the protein MANKILIVEDEAKIARFLELELKYEGYEVDIACNGREGLEKGLKSDVDLIILDLMLPVLSGIEVCRRIRQTSNVPIIMLTAKDDVSDKVMGLDMGADDYITKPFAIEELLARMRVALKRKVINKMTDDSVLIFKNLTLNKRQRQVKVNDDEVILTKKEFELLVYLLENRNIVLSRENILEKVWGFEYYGDTNIIDVYIRYLRGKIDQKYSMDMIHTVRGVGYLIKDDE, from the coding sequence ATGGCTAATAAGATCTTAATAGTTGAAGATGAAGCTAAGATAGCTAGATTCCTAGAACTTGAATTAAAATATGAAGGTTATGAAGTAGATATAGCATGTAACGGAAGAGAAGGTCTTGAAAAAGGTTTAAAATCTGACGTAGACCTTATTATACTAGATTTGATGTTACCAGTATTAAGCGGAATAGAAGTTTGCAGAAGAATAAGACAAACCTCTAATGTCCCTATCATCATGCTTACAGCAAAAGATGATGTTTCTGATAAAGTAATGGGACTTGATATGGGTGCTGATGATTATATAACAAAACCATTCGCTATTGAAGAACTTTTGGCACGAATGCGTGTGGCACTTAAAAGAAAAGTAATAAATAAAATGACAGATGATTCTGTTCTCATATTCAAGAATCTCACTCTTAATAAAAGACAACGTCAAGTGAAAGTAAATGATGATGAAGTCATTCTCACTAAAAAAGAATTTGAACTACTTGTTTATCTATTAGAAAACCGTAATATAGTTCTTAGTCGAGAAAATATTCTAGAGAAAGTTTGGGGTTTTGAATACTATGGCGATACAAATATCATTGACGTATATATACGATATCTTAGGGGTAAGATTGACCAAAAATATAGTATGGACATGATTCATACGGTAAGAGGGGTAGGATATTTGATAAAAGATGATGAATAA
- a CDS encoding sensor histidine kinase: MEHELFIPKKINVDESLLKECTTDLEIKDTIRKIAVYRDSDIIIAELDDSIVYASDDNLFGIPYPETKIQFFEFIKENKKLPYKEIISLNNKFHKIFYYFNVSSFTNRAKILALLVGAGELFGLFIIWLFGSHKSKKVLKPIYTMTTMAKDITIYNMDARLNISEAKYELKDLAYTLNKMLDSLKTDYTKQKRFVSDVSHELRTPISIIDGYASMLQRWGKKDEEVLNESIEAIKNEAENMKDLVENLLFLARHDNQTLEYNMENFYIDELLNEVIKETGIIDKKHIIEHTITPNVLISGDKNRLKQAIRIFVDNAIKYTPPSGKIIIKSYKTDTGISVSIKDTGIGISREDLGNIFNRFYRSDKSRTRQTGGHGLGLSIAKIIVLGHKGKIKVRSKLGIGTEIIITIPTSIPN; encoded by the coding sequence TTGGAACATGAGCTTTTTATACCTAAGAAAATAAATGTTGACGAAAGCTTATTAAAAGAATGTACTACTGACCTGGAAATAAAAGATACAATCAGGAAAATAGCTGTTTATAGAGATTCAGATATTATTATTGCAGAACTTGATGATAGTATAGTCTATGCAAGTGATGATAACTTATTTGGTATACCTTATCCTGAGACAAAAATCCAGTTTTTTGAATTCATAAAAGAAAATAAGAAGTTACCATACAAAGAAATTATTTCCTTGAATAATAAGTTCCATAAGATATTTTATTATTTCAATGTCAGCTCATTTACTAATAGAGCAAAAATACTAGCCCTTCTAGTAGGTGCAGGTGAACTGTTCGGTCTATTCATCATTTGGTTATTTGGTTCTCATAAAAGCAAAAAAGTCTTAAAACCCATATATACCATGACAACAATGGCTAAGGATATAACTATATATAATATGGATGCCAGATTAAATATCAGCGAAGCCAAATATGAACTAAAAGATTTGGCTTATACGTTGAACAAGATGCTTGATAGCCTCAAAACAGATTATACTAAGCAAAAAAGATTCGTTTCTGATGTATCCCATGAATTAAGAACTCCCATTTCAATAATTGATGGTTATGCCAGCATGTTGCAAAGATGGGGTAAAAAAGATGAAGAAGTTCTTAATGAATCAATTGAAGCTATTAAGAACGAAGCAGAAAACATGAAAGACCTAGTTGAAAATTTACTGTTTCTAGCAAGACATGATAATCAGACTCTAGAATACAATATGGAAAATTTCTATATAGATGAGTTATTGAATGAAGTCATAAAAGAAACTGGAATTATTGACAAAAAACACATAATTGAACATACAATAACTCCAAATGTATTAATTAGCGGTGATAAAAACAGATTAAAACAAGCTATTAGGATTTTTGTGGATAATGCAATCAAATATACTCCACCATCCGGAAAAATCATTATAAAATCATATAAAACAGATACAGGTATAAGTGTTAGTATTAAAGACACAGGTATAGGAATCAGCCGTGAAGATTTAGGTAATATTTTTAACCGTTTTTATCGTTCAGATAAATCAAGGACCAGACAGACAGGTGGTCATGGTCTAGGATTGTCCATTGCTAAAATCATTGTTTTAGGACACAAAGGTAAGATAAAAGTACGAAGCAAGCTTGGAATCGGAACTGAAATAATTATTACAATACCAACATCCATTCCAAATTAG
- a CDS encoding nucleoside kinase — translation MRNLVEIILPDGRKRHVEKGISLLELSKKYQKDFKAPIVLALTNNKLKELRSHVNEDCKLEFLDLTSRDGYRTYLRSVSFLMIKSIYDILGRGPSTKVIIHHSLSRGFYCELKGHEVTEEFLNEVKNRMDELVKKDVPFLKRTVSLNKAIKTFDENFMEDKVRLFNYRRVSNVNLYKIEDFEDYFYGYMVPSTGYLNNYDLLKYEDGFILQFQSRNKPTDIAPFHNQQKLFKTLKESSDWGEIMDVETVGALNNKISEGKINELILIAEALQEKKIAAIADTIMKDIDNKKIIFIAGPSSSGKTTFAHRLSIQLRANGLKPHPISVDNYFVNREDTPRDKNGNYDFECLEALDIKQFNTDMMNLLNGQPVEMPEFNFKVGKREYNGRVLQLEKNDLLVVEGIHCLNDKLSVGIPRDNMFKIYISALTQLNIDNHNRIPTTDARLLRRIIRDNTYRGTNAEKTIAMWPSVRKGEELYIFPYQEKADVMFNSALVYELAVLKQYAEPLLFSISKDKPEYIEAKRLIKFLDYFLGVSSEKIPRNSLIREFVGGSCFR, via the coding sequence ATGAGAAACTTAGTGGAAATCATATTACCAGACGGCAGAAAAAGACATGTAGAAAAAGGTATTTCATTACTAGAGCTCAGTAAAAAGTATCAAAAAGATTTTAAGGCACCTATTGTATTAGCATTGACAAATAACAAATTAAAAGAATTGCGTAGTCATGTAAATGAAGATTGCAAATTGGAATTCTTGGATTTAACAAGTAGAGATGGTTACAGGACATATCTTAGAAGCGTATCATTTTTGATGATAAAATCAATTTATGACATCTTAGGAAGAGGTCCATCTACAAAAGTAATAATACATCATTCCTTAAGTCGAGGATTCTATTGTGAATTAAAAGGTCATGAAGTGACAGAAGAATTTTTGAATGAAGTTAAGAATAGAATGGATGAATTGGTTAAAAAAGATGTTCCTTTCTTAAAGAGGACGGTCAGCCTTAATAAGGCAATAAAAACATTTGATGAAAATTTTATGGAGGATAAAGTAAGATTATTCAACTATAGACGAGTATCAAATGTTAATTTATATAAAATAGAAGATTTTGAAGATTATTTTTATGGATATATGGTTCCAAGTACTGGATATCTTAATAATTATGATTTATTAAAATATGAAGATGGTTTTATCCTACAATTCCAAAGTAGAAATAAGCCTACGGATATTGCACCATTCCATAATCAGCAAAAATTATTCAAAACCTTGAAAGAATCCTCTGACTGGGGAGAAATAATGGATGTAGAAACAGTTGGAGCACTCAATAATAAGATATCAGAAGGCAAGATTAATGAACTTATTCTAATAGCAGAAGCATTACAAGAGAAGAAGATAGCAGCTATTGCTGATACGATTATGAAAGATATAGACAACAAGAAAATAATATTCATAGCTGGACCATCATCATCTGGTAAAACAACATTCGCTCATAGATTATCAATTCAATTGAGAGCTAATGGATTAAAACCTCATCCAATATCAGTAGATAATTATTTTGTTAATAGAGAAGATACTCCTAGAGACAAAAATGGTAATTATGATTTTGAGTGTTTGGAAGCCTTAGACATAAAACAGTTCAATACAGATATGATGAACCTGCTTAATGGTCAACCAGTTGAAATGCCAGAATTTAATTTTAAAGTTGGTAAAAGAGAGTATAATGGGAGAGTTCTTCAATTGGAGAAGAATGATTTGCTAGTAGTTGAAGGTATTCACTGTCTTAATGATAAATTATCAGTAGGGATTCCAAGAGATAATATGTTCAAAATATATATTAGTGCTCTTACTCAACTGAATATTGATAATCATAATAGGATACCTACTACAGATGCAAGATTGTTAAGAAGGATTATTAGAGATAATACTTATAGAGGTACCAACGCAGAAAAAACCATTGCTATGTGGCCATCAGTTAGAAAAGGTGAGGAGTTATATATCTTCCCATATCAAGAAAAAGCTGATGTGATGTTTAACTCTGCTTTAGTTTATGAGCTGGCAGTATTAAAACAGTATGCGGAGCCATTGCTGTTCAGTATATCAAAAGATAAACCAGAATATATTGAAGCAAAAAGGCTAATCAAGTTCTTGGATTATTTCTTAGGTGTTAGTAGTGAAAAAATCCCTAGAAATTCTTTGATCAGGGAATTTGTTGGTGGAAGTTGTTTTAGATAG
- a CDS encoding Nif3-like dinuclear metal center hexameric protein, with the protein MSVKCIEIINKMKELAPPKLAESWDNVGLLVGDSNMRVEKILISLDATKDVVDEAISNEVDMILTHHPIIFKGVKHINTSTVIGRKLIKLIKNDICVYSAHTNLDSASEGLSVLLADKLKLNDSDILEPNNNFDVLDLCGTGRIGYLEEMTLEELSHYVKDKLNLERVRVIGDLDKRIRKVAVSPGSSMEFAETAYRNGADVYITGDIKYHDAMDYQEKGMALIDAGHFGTENIVLPMFEEYIKKCFGEQLQIITSKVNKDPFIIR; encoded by the coding sequence ATGTCTGTAAAATGTATAGAAATAATTAATAAAATGAAAGAATTAGCACCACCCAAATTAGCTGAAAGCTGGGATAATGTTGGCTTGTTAGTTGGTGACAGTAATATGAGGGTTGAAAAAATATTGATATCTCTTGATGCAACGAAAGATGTTGTCGATGAAGCAATTTCAAATGAAGTAGATATGATATTAACCCATCATCCAATTATTTTTAAAGGTGTTAAACATATAAACACTTCAACTGTCATTGGTAGAAAGCTTATCAAATTGATTAAGAATGACATCTGTGTATATTCAGCTCACACTAATCTTGATTCAGCTAGTGAGGGACTATCAGTTTTATTAGCTGACAAATTAAAATTGAATGATAGTGATATTCTAGAACCTAACAATAACTTTGATGTCCTAGATTTATGTGGTACTGGTAGAATTGGTTACCTGGAGGAAATGACTTTAGAAGAATTGAGTCATTATGTAAAAGACAAACTTAATCTGGAGAGGGTTAGAGTAATAGGCGATTTGGATAAGAGAATCAGGAAAGTGGCTGTGAGTCCTGGCAGTTCTATGGAATTTGCAGAGACTGCATATAGAAACGGTGCAGATGTTTATATAACAGGAGATATCAAGTATCATGATGCAATGGATTATCAAGAAAAAGGAATGGCTCTAATAGATGCTGGACACTTTGGTACTGAAAACATTGTGCTGCCTATGTTTGAGGAGTACATTAAGAAATGTTTTGGTGAACAACTGCAAATCATTACCAGCAAGGTTAATAAAGATCCTTTTATCATTAGATAG
- a CDS encoding tRNA (adenine(22)-N(1))-methyltransferase, with amino-acid sequence MEISNRLKAISDMVDNNSVIGDVGTDHGYIPIYLAKQHRIKHAIALDINKGPLEKAKKNIKEYNVENYVETRLSDGLKEMKENEVDTIIIAGMGGTLIERILDDGSNIVCSVHKLILSPHSDTQCIRKKIHELCFTITKEKLIKDEGKYYNIICAERGKEKKYDTIGYKYGKILIEEKEPLLKEKLQVEKNKYTQVLEILDRQNTENAIARKKEILSELNILEEVLGCL; translated from the coding sequence ATGGAAATATCAAATAGACTAAAAGCTATTAGTGATATGGTAGATAATAATTCAGTCATTGGAGATGTAGGCACAGACCATGGATACATACCAATTTATTTGGCAAAACAACACAGAATAAAGCATGCCATAGCACTAGATATCAATAAAGGACCCTTAGAAAAGGCTAAAAAGAATATTAAAGAATATAATGTAGAAAACTATGTTGAGACTAGATTATCTGATGGATTAAAAGAAATGAAAGAAAATGAAGTGGATACTATCATAATTGCAGGTATGGGTGGAACACTTATAGAAAGAATTCTAGATGATGGTTCTAATATAGTATGTAGTGTTCATAAATTAATATTGTCACCACATTCCGATACCCAGTGTATCAGAAAAAAAATACATGAACTCTGTTTCACAATAACTAAAGAAAAATTAATCAAAGATGAAGGAAAATATTATAACATAATATGCGCTGAAAGAGGAAAAGAAAAAAAATATGATACTATAGGCTATAAATATGGTAAAATATTAATAGAAGAAAAAGAACCTTTACTTAAGGAAAAGCTACAAGTAGAGAAAAATAAGTATACACAAGTGTTAGAAATTCTTGATAGACAAAATACAGAGAATGCAATAGCAAGAAAAAAAGAGATACTATCAGAATTGAACATTTTAGAAGAGGTGTTAGGATGTCTGTAA